The proteins below are encoded in one region of Brassica napus cultivar Da-Ae chromosome A6, Da-Ae, whole genome shotgun sequence:
- the BNAA06G27820D gene encoding uncharacterized protein BNAA06G27820D, which produces MAESPAQSGAELVPQQAESDLASLVFEMSQQVQMGMENMLKLVNEIDQNSVGIKDEIEKSKDYAMEKKRVLEEEKEQFQKAAYTILDMLSNRG; this is translated from the exons ATGGCGGAATCACCGGCGCAGAGTGGTGCGGAGCTGGTTCCTCAGCAAGCTGAATCGGATCTGGCATCTCTCGTATTCG AAATGTCACAGCAAGTTCAGATGGGGATGGAGAATATGCTCAAGTTGGTTAA CGAGATCGATCAAAACTCTGTTGGAATAAAGGACGAGATTGAGAAATCAAAGGATTATGCAATGGAGAAGAAAAGAGTTCTCGAGGAAGAGAAAGAACAGTTCCAGAAAGCTGCTTACACCATCCTTGACATGCTAAGCAACCGAGGCTAG
- the LOC106348542 gene encoding DDT domain-containing protein DDR4-like, whose translation MVTLRQRPTVATTEPEPVLENCVDGLTILSDDEDSPSDAAVKHLRGSWELASVLNFINVFRPLISEKLKVTAEEIEMGLIGSDATNAQLHIALLKGIPPVNNKSLEGGDAWITALCKKLDPWWPSIANGEIPVTANKGEEISGYKGLDPTDRLQFLKALCELRAQQDDARKYIQENANEGALNPCFGKRKLGGDGKKTSYWFDGNDILGYRLYKEVNEISKSAKARKNVFSDASCFCWETEATNLDEFQRVARELSSSKASSLAAVGKTIETDAIPVVEKFHKKKERAIKKKMRQEMLVSVNISRPIRFTRSCRNRKPVTYTFDEYDKMITDAVEDTDETDRDDEEGIEQQNASLAGSNNSSEDTKMKSAEDVSKTEEEAPESDIDDVKETEKSKEDSEEKIHFGAKNRMRQRVTRNSALC comes from the exons ATGGTGACTCTCCGCCAGAGACCAACGGTCGCGACCACAGAACCCGAACCGGTGTTGGAAAACTGCGTCGACGGCTTGACGATTCTCTCGGACGACGAAGATTCACCCTCAGACGCAGCAGTAAAGCACTTGCGTGGAAGCTGGGAACTTGCTTCCGTTCTTAACTTCATCAAT GTCTTTCGACCACTTATCTCGGAAAAATTAAAGGTAACAGCTGAAGAAATTGAGATGGGTCTCATCGGTTCCGACGCTACAAATGCTCAGCTTCACATTGCACTTCTAAAG GGAATACCACCGGTGAATAATAAATCGCTTGAGGGCGGAGATGCATGGATCACTGCGTTGTGTAAGAAACTCGATCCATGGTGGCCATCG ATTGCCAATGGTGAAATTCCTGTAACCGCTAACAAAGG GGAGGAAATATCTGGATACAAAGGACTTGACCCTACTGATCGCCTGCAGTTTCTGAAAGCACTTTGTGAGCTTCGTGCCCAA CAAGATGATGCTCGTAAGTATATTCAAGAGAATGCCAATGAAGGAGCCCTGAATCCATGTTTCGGCAAAAGGAAGTTAGGAGGAGATGGAAAGAAGACTTCTTACTG GTTTGATGGTAATGACATCCTGGGGTACAGATTATATAAGGAAGTCAATGAAATCTCAAAAAGCGCCAAAGCAAGGAAGAATGTGTTCTCAGATGCATCCTGTTTCTGCTGGGAAACTGAAGCAACCAATCTAGATGAATTTCAAAGAGTTGCT AGAGAGTTATCATCAAGCAAAGCATCTTCTTTGGCTGCTGTCGGCAAGACGATTGAGACAGATGCCATACCCGTTGTTGAGAAATTTCATAAA AAAAAAGAAAGAGCCATCAAAAAGAAGATGAGGCAAGAGATGTTGGTTAGTGTCAACATATCCCGTCCTATCCGCTTTACCCGTTCTTGTCGTAACCGCAAGCCTGTTACGTACACCTTTG ACGAGTATGACAAAATGATCACAGATGCTGTTGAGGATACAGA TGAAACGGATAGAGATGACGAGGAAGGAATAGAGCAACAAAATGCCTCACTGGCGGGTTCAAACAACAGTTCTGAAGATACCAAGATGAAGTCAGCAGAGGATGTTTCtaaaacagaggaagaagcaCCTGAAAGCGACATTGATGATGTGAAGGAGACCGAGAAAAGCAAGGAAGACTCAGAGGAAAAGATCCACTTTGGTGCCAAAAACAGGATGAGGCAAAGAGTAACTAGGAACTCAGCTCTCTGCTAG